In Hoplias malabaricus isolate fHopMal1 chromosome 6, fHopMal1.hap1, whole genome shotgun sequence, a single window of DNA contains:
- the tmem222b gene encoding transmembrane protein 222 isoform X2 → MLFVGCCRWLFPFIGHMGICTSNGVIRDFAGPYFVSEDKMAFGRPTKYWMLDVSKVYASGSNVWDTAVHNASEEYKHRMHNLCCDNCHSHVAMALNLMRYDNRTSWNMVNLCLLALIHGKHVSFAGFLKTWLPFLILLTSLVSLSLYINLR, encoded by the exons ATGCTGTTTGTCGGATGTTGCAGATGGCTGTTTCCGTTTATTGGACACATGGGAATCTGTACGTCCAACGGAGTGATACGAGACTTCGCTGGACCTTACTTCGTCTCA GAGGACAAAATGGCGTTTGGACGACCGACcaa GTACTGGATGCTGGACGTCAGTAAAGTTTACGCGAGTGGCTCCAATGTCTGGGACACGGCCGTCCACAATGCCTcagaggaatataaacacagaaTG CACAACCTGTGTTGTGATAACTGTCACTCTCATGTTGCCATGGCGCTGAATCTGATGCGGTACGACAACAGGACGTCATGGAACATGGTGAACCTCTGCCTCCTTGCCCTCATCCATGGAAAACATGTCAG TTTTGCTGGATTTCTGAAGACCTGGCTTCCGTTCCTGATCTTACTGACCTCGCTGGTGTCTCTGTCCCTCTACATTAATCTGCGATGA
- the tmem222b gene encoding transmembrane protein 222 isoform X1 — translation MADVETESMKNYQIALEKINPNTSRYPHCIVWTPIPVLSWLFPFIGHMGICTSNGVIRDFAGPYFVSEDKMAFGRPTKYWMLDVSKVYASGSNVWDTAVHNASEEYKHRMHNLCCDNCHSHVAMALNLMRYDNRTSWNMVNLCLLALIHGKHVSFAGFLKTWLPFLILLTSLVSLSLYINLR, via the exons ATGGCGGATGTAGAGACTGAATCCATGAAGAATTACCAGATCGCTTTGGAGAAAATAAACCCGAACACGAGTCGCTATCCGCACTGCATCGTCTGGACCCCAATCCCCGTTTTATC ATGGCTGTTTCCGTTTATTGGACACATGGGAATCTGTACGTCCAACGGAGTGATACGAGACTTCGCTGGACCTTACTTCGTCTCA GAGGACAAAATGGCGTTTGGACGACCGACcaa GTACTGGATGCTGGACGTCAGTAAAGTTTACGCGAGTGGCTCCAATGTCTGGGACACGGCCGTCCACAATGCCTcagaggaatataaacacagaaTG CACAACCTGTGTTGTGATAACTGTCACTCTCATGTTGCCATGGCGCTGAATCTGATGCGGTACGACAACAGGACGTCATGGAACATGGTGAACCTCTGCCTCCTTGCCCTCATCCATGGAAAACATGTCAG TTTTGCTGGATTTCTGAAGACCTGGCTTCCGTTCCTGATCTTACTGACCTCGCTGGTGTCTCTGTCCCTCTACATTAATCTGCGATGA
- the sh3bgrl3 gene encoding SH3 domain-binding glutamic acid-rich-like protein 3, giving the protein MGIKLYYTTVTASREVKSQQAEVIRILESKNIQFELIDISVGGDLRDEMRTKSGNPKAVPPQIFNNDDYCGNYEMFSEAVEEDTVEHFLKIA; this is encoded by the exons ATGGGGATTAAACTGTACTACACGACCGTCACCGCGTCCCGAGAG GTGAAATCCCAGCAGGCCGAAGTGATACGGATCCTGGAGAGTAAAAACATTCAGTTTGAGCTGATCGATATCTCAGTTGGTGGAGATCTGCGGGACGAGATGAGAACCAAGTCAGGAAACCCAAAAGCAGTTCCACCTCAGATTTTCAACAATGATGATTACTGCGGG AACTATGAGATGTTCTCTGAAGCTGTGGAGGAGGACACAGTCGAGCATTTCCTGAAGATTGCATGA